The nucleotide sequence GATGAAGACAAATACGCTACGCACTGTTGCACAGCTTCACAGGAAGATCCACAGGGCTTTgtgcacagaaataaaaacataaataaaaaaatatttgcattcacTCACAGAAACACCCACGTCAGACACACCTCTTCAACAAACAAAGTTTACCTGAATCGATCTTGTTGAGGATGATGCGAGCGCACTTCAGGAAACCCTCCTCGACATTCTCCCCTGTCAGAGCACTGGTCTCCAGGAACATCAGCTCTGCATaagcagggaaaaaaacacatttaaggtagaagaaaaaaaagagtgaaaaagacaaaagaagaagaaaaagataagatagggaaaaataaataatgacaagcCAGTGGAAGAAATAAGAGGTAGAGATGCACACTTGACATGTGAGATAATGCAGATTTAACATCAGTTACCGTTCTCTTGAGCGAAGCGTGACGCCTCCAGGAAGGTCACCTCTCTGTCTGCATCCAGGTCCTTCTTGTTGCCACACAGGATAATAACAATGTTTGGGCTTGCCAGTGTTCGAGCATCTGTCAGCCAGTTAGTCAGGGCGTTATAGGTCTCCCGGCTATAAGACAGGATGGGATGAGAGGAGTATGAGGATGGATGAGTTCAAATGTTAATAATGTCAACAAAGTCGTCAGGGTTCACATGGCATTGACTACGCCTGTAAACAtgcatgtcatttttttctcattttttagtAACCCTACCCCAACACTGACACAGCATTGCAGCAaataaaactgtgtgttttGAAACTTTAACTCAACCCTACTTTAACAACCCAGCTGGTCTAAAGTTTAAAACTCTGGATCAGTCTTTAAACAGATAGAGACTGAGTCACAAAGAGGACTTCCATGGAACCTTTTTTGGGTTGAAGCCACCGGTCACCATGGAGACAAGACATTGGTGTCTATGGTAATACAAAGGTGGGTCAGCACAAATATGATGTTTAACAGCTGTATTCACAAACAGCTAAAGGATGACATCATTCCTTATTCACATGCTGATGAGACTGGACTGCTCAGTCACCCCCTAAATCACATACTCTTTTCCTGTCCATCTTCCTGCTGTTTTACCTGTAAAAAGTGATAAAATGCCTACATCTCTCTCtgattgtcttgttttccaTCTCCTACATCCACAATCCCGCCCCCTGCATTTTTCTGCCTTCACTCTCCCTGTTTTTTCCTCAAGTGACACTTTCTGTGATGGACTTTTGGTTTCCCCAGACTGCTGTCTGCCAAAGGATGCCACTATATTACAGCTCCTGCCAGTCTGCGCTCCACAAAAACCCCATACattctcacaaacacaaactgtattACATTCCTGTCACTCTGCATTACAGCATTCACTCCATCTTGATTTCACAAGCTCTCTACTATAACCCATAGCTTATGGAATACAAGCCTGTGAATATGGGTCCCAGTACATAGTCATTCAATTGCACAGTTTCTGTGGTACTACaacttatcattattattaatatttttacactgctcaaaaaaataaagtgtgtaaattaaagtaaaaaaatactcatagagaggagaaaaacaatcaCAAGCTACATTTATGTAAACATTTGTTGAGGCTGCTAAGTTTAGTCAGTGTGCTCACTCCTTAGGCAGGTACCAGATTTTCCACAGCTCCTGGTATTCTGTTTCTGGTAGGGATGCACGGGTCCAGTATTCATATTTCACATCCGGTCCAATACTGAATCAAATAGCTGGATTGGCTATCAGTGACAAAGGAAGACACATTGGCAGGGCCTGTGGTGCTTTTACACGTTTTTGTCCTACCAGAGCCaagttgctgctgttgtttcagCATTGTGACGCACAAGGCTTAATAAACCATACAAAGTGTACACTAATTTATAACACTCTGTGAAGTTGTTTTGAACGATATCTTTAGTAAATAGCAGCTGCCCCGAGATGCCTGTGGAAAAATTAAAGCTCCCCtccagtcaaaaatgtgtttttcttcttcttcactcttttttttagcttcactgtgcagaatgatgtatgtgcagagtttgactccagaaggttgttttcacattcatctactGAAGAAGGAACGTTTCTTTGACCTCACCTAAAACCTGAGTTTAAGGCATGTACCAAGAGcataatttgtgacatcacagttaGTTTGTGTCTAGAGAGGATCATTAAGCACTGGTCAAGTCTGGGATTTACCTGAGGCATCTAAAGAACATTAAACCTTGCCTACATTGGCAGAAAATGCCAATAGTATGCCACAATAGGAAGTACATAAAACTAGAAGAAATGCAGTGATTGTTTTACCTAGTAATATCATAGACAAGGAgcgctcctgctgctcctcgaTAGTAGCTCCGTGTCACGGAACTGTGAAGGGAAAACAGACATATAAGTTAAAATATTGAATTCACTATTACTaaccattatcatcatcaccttttattttcaaaaagtttGCCTCTAAGGAAGAAATATTGGAGGATGTTACCGGAATCGCTCCTGCCCAGCAGTGTCCCAGATCTGCAGTTTGACTGTCTTCCCACCAACATTGACCACTCTGGAGCCAAACTCCACACCTATGGTGTGGTTGGAGTCCTGTTTGACTATAGCAagagcacagagaaaagagagtgaATTTGGAGAGGAAGTGAGCTAGAAGCAGAGCAGAACAGTAACTTTGGCGCTGTTCTTGTATTAATGCAATTATGTATTCTTTCTTTGCAAAACCATGAACAAAAGTGGTGCTAAAAGTGAAGTCTTTCCATTTAATCAACATATGTGCGCTGGTATAAGGAACACAACACTTTCAACTCTGCTCTAAGAATATCAGTTAAGATCTATAATATGCTGGTTATGTTTGTTAAATAGGCATGAGCTGTTATCATCAAACAGCTCATATCCACATTAGAGGACTAGAGGGAATCCAGACGAGATTAACATTGTCAACCtgccctccctttctctctctgctgacaGCACAGGGACCTAACACatctttaattaaattaatataagcatgtgtgagtgtgtgtgtatatctgagTTTAAATACATTGTTGGTGGATTTCTGGACTGCTACTTGCATATATCACACTAATAGACTTCACTTAGACTACCTCCAGGTACAAAATGAAGAGTTTTACTTAAATGCCACCCACAATTCTATCTTGTACAGCACTCCAAATTTCAAATGTTGTGTGTATAATTTAATACAATCCACGACAACAGCTCTGCTGCAAATTCTACCTCTTTTACACTTACAATGATTATTGACATGGTTTTGAAGAGATGTTGATTCAACTCAAGAAAGTAAGTTGTTggattgtactgatgcacttcaTTGCTCATACTGAAACTTGTATGCATACATGGGCGTGGACAGAAAATACAAACCACTGTAGCGAATTAACTGTGCAGCTTGGTGAATTTTTATCTCTACACCCTgcaaagtattttatttttaggtcTTGCTTAACCTGAGCAGTCTAGTGAAAAATGGTGTCATTCCTTATATGTGTCTGTTAACGTTATGAATCTGAAAAGACAAACTTATTCTGTCCCTTTGTCACCGAATGACTTTTACAAGAGGAACTGTGAGTGCTACACAGCAGATAGAGAGAGCAATTGTTTTGCGACCTGTCTGTCACGTCCTGACTGTGTGCCGCATGAAATGACACATGAAATGACAGCGCTAATTACGTGGCCAAGTcaatttctgtgtttgtgtgacaatACACTTACAAATTACCTGTAATGTATCCCTGATGTGACTAATGGGCTTTAATGAGGGAAAACTTACACTTGTTCTCGATGAACTGGTGGAGGAGACAGGATTTCCCCGTCCCAGCGCTGCCAATCACGAGGAACTTAAACAGGAAGTCTGAAAGCAGAAGAGAGTAGGTAGCGATCAATGCAACGCCAACGTCAATAAGGAATCAGaacctgctgctctgtgctcTTCCATCCTCAGAGACAATCCTTTTAATCCCATTGAGCTATTACTTTCAGTGTCCAACAACCCCAAATTAGCCTACTAATCACCAGGCTGTGCATGTAATCTGTATAACGTGCCAGTTATGATTCTAATTTAATTGCTTGTTTGTCTGAGGTGAAGAATGACTGTGTTTGAAGCCTTGAAGAAGCACTTAATAACACATATCATTAGAGCAAAGCCAAGGTATTAGAGTTATTAAACATGGCTTAGGGGTAACTGACTTGCACAGGGATTCAATGACCGCAGCCAGCTGGTTGTacagatgttgttgttgttgttgttgtggagaGTGGGCTCTGACTCCGGAGAGTATAACCTATCGCACACAGATGATCCATAGCCCAAATGATTCAAGCCCCTGACATGCAAGGCTGACATGCAAGGCCATCCTCAGAGAGACAGTCTTTGTGTGCCATGACTAAAGATAGGGCAAGAAGCAATTACATCCATAGGCTATGCTGAGCTTCCAACGCGATCCATGatatattaaacaataaaatggtTGAGGAGATGAAAAGTATGTATGTGAAACTCATAAGGGAGTCTGTGTTAGTGAGTCATGCACAGAGGGGCAGTAAAAGAATAACAGGAAATCCGAGAGTAACGGTGTGTTTGACAAAACACTGATTGCAAACTACACCTTTCCTCTTGAGAGTCTGCTTCAGTTAGAATTTGAGGACAGTAAGCAATTTCTGGTTTAAGCTTAAGCGCTGGCTCTGCAGACTGAGGTGCTGGCCTAGCAAATGATTAGTGACTACTGTTGAGATTAGCAGCCAGGTGAACATCCTGTGAATATTCAGCTCCACACAAGGTCAACAGAAGCAGCAGTTGtttaggaaaaaaagggagagcgGATGAGATTGATCTTTTGTTCCTGTGTGACATTTAAATTTATTATTCTAGTGCTCTTGAGGCCACCTTCATCggccatcacacacacacacacaaacacacaaacacacaaacacacagacacacacaccgacTGGCAGCTCAGTTTATGGTGCACCTTTGTTTGTTGAAGCGGGTGTTTTCTAAAGCAACACGAGCTAGAGGTCAAATATATGGTATGAGAGTGGACACAGTAAAGCGAAGGTGCCAACACAAACTTTGAGTTTTCTTCTCAAACAGCAGTCAGCGTAACATCTCAACCAATGGCGGTGACAGCAAAAGTGACAGGATCAAAAGCTAACAGCTCTGTTTTAAAAGCTTGCCTCAGCTATTCAGCGTCTTCCCAGGCATCGCATATTCCCCTGCGAGATCTGCATACAACAATCAAGCTGTCAATATGTCAAAGCAATATGGAGAGAAGAGTGCAGCGCTGCCCTCCTCAGCAGCAGCTTTTCAAGCTATTGTGTTCTTTACACATCAATATTAAATAAGCCCTGAGGGAGACAGACTGTAAGTGTTATGTGCATTCACTTACACTGTGACAACGTTTAACACAATCAGGCCCAAATCTATTTAAGGTTTATATCTGGTGCACAGGGCACTTGATTGCATATGCCTCTCTTTCATCCATGAATGCAGCTTAAGACATAAGGCAAATATGGAAATTGGAGATATTAGATTTAATTTCACGAGtaatcaaatatgatacaaaatgtCACATGTACCAATGGCTAAAGTCAACACAAAGCAACACaactaccttttttttttcatatgcaTGATCATTTGAGGTGATGTTCACAGAGCTGAAATTATCCATTACCAACAATTGATATTGATGATAATCAAGtaattgtttcagtcatttatgaagcaaaaaggcaaaacatcttatggtttcagcttctcaaaatGGGAGGATTTTCTtactttctctgttttatgttACAATAAATCTAACATTcatggttttggactgttggtcaacACAAAAGGTAATTTGAAGACATCAGCTTGGTCTCTGAGAACTTTTGATCATTGACATAGACTCAAAAATAACACCAAACAAATGCTCAAATACGTTTTATTTTATCAAGATAATATCCTTGTAGGGCTTTATTTCAGAATCACTCTGAAAAATGAGTACCAATCCATCTGATCAtaatatttgagttttaaaaacacattctgtATGTTAAACTAATGCAAGAGTGCAAAACTAGACAAAAATATTGAGAATGAAAAATTTAATGAATTTCTGGAATAATTCATCCTGACTATGTACTTATTGTActcttaaaatatatatatatatatatatatttttttttttgccggTTCCACTACTGGCCCTCCAGGAGAGGAGACAGCACAGGAGACTGAGatagaaatcaataaaaagctATTACAGCTACCATTAGCGCTGGCACTTTTACATAAATACTGCACACTGGGATGAAGTATCATACAAAGAAGGGAGACAGAGAACAAGCAGAaacagatggagatggagagagagagagagagagagagagagagagagagagagagagagagagagagagagagagagagaagagactgATGGTGTGCTATTTCAAAACAACTCAGGCTAAGGTGTCTGGCCTATTGTGCAACTCCTACTATCAGGTAGAGTCATGTTAAATGAATTATATAGAATAGAAATACCTATCTCTCAGTGGTACTAGTGGTTGCTCATATAATGCCAATTCTTACAGATAAGTGCAACTATGTCATCTGCCAACATTACTTTAGACTGAGTAGGGTGGTGAAACTACAAGGATTCAGGATGTGGTGGACACCACTGACACGCCTCTCCGCTACTGTTACGCTCGACAGGTAACTGAGGGATGATCAGCCACAGCTACCCAACTTCCTTCTTTGGGCCTTGAAAGCTAAATAGCTAAACGATACCTCTGTTAAAATACACAGCACCTACAACATTACTGTAGCTTGCAAGGTCACCCAAACTGCTTCAATTTCAGCAAGCTCGGGTTACCTCTGCGTCTGTGGACACGTCCTTCACGTATCGACATGCTGCCGAAGCTCTGTGTCTGAAGtttgtccaaacttttttttgtttttacctggAAATGAATCACCATCTGTTTGCTCGTGTTACTATGACTGCTTAAGAAAGCAATGTAACTATTACTGACGCCATCGTAGGATAAAGGTGCCAGTTAATACACAAGAAGCACATCAATTACAGTAGTTTTTTTAGATGAAGTGACAGTAATCAAACAGCAGTTACCACTATTAGAAACCTCAGATATGATGAGGTGGCAGGCTAGCCAGTAGCTAACCTATGCTACTCATGTAGCTCGGTATCACATCAGACTACAGAGCTCAGTGTATGTAACAGCTAGCAAGCGTGAAATTACAGCACAAACATACCGTATGTCTCAGACATGTTGACTCTCGCTGTGTTAAGGACAgtcctttttttattactgttgtCTCGGTGTTGTGACAGCTGTGCTCGTCTGGTTCACAcctcttcagtgtgtttatctCCGATGCTAGAGGTTTCCTTGATCCCTTTCTAGCTACCTTCTCTCCGACCACAACCAAACACAGCGGCTGCGTGCTTACGTCATTCGTCTTGTCCGTGTTGCCTTCACCGGTCGTCGGTCATAATGGAACTTTTCACATAAGCATAAGCACCTGACAAAATGGATCGAAAATAAGTTGGAATCTCGTTGGAATAACATGAATTTTATAACGTTTAGTTTGTACACAACTCATATTCAGATTTTATGTCATATACCTCATTAATACTCCGTTAGATCaacgagaaaaaaaagacagaattagGAAATTGATCATTACATTTGGCGTTTGTTTCCTTCAGTTTGTCAAAAGTGTgtccacatttaaaacaaagcaaattaTGACAGAAGACTGTTTTACATAGTTTCCATTAGTTTTATTGTTAATTACCTTAAATTCAGGCAAAGTTGGATTTAGTAATACAAAGAAAGAGAACATGAAGGCATCTTTACCTAACATGTCCATTCCTCATTCTCGACTTACGCAGTTTTTattcagaaaacaaaatctTACTCTAGTCATAATGATTTGattctgttattaatattacagTCTTATTATAGTCTAAAATGAACCATACTGATTCAGTATCACATGTCCGTAATGTATGTGCAACAGCAAGCCACAAGATGGCAGGCAAACATAAAGTGATCTGAGGACTGTATTTTCTAGAGACTGCAAGGTGTAGTAGTCTAACCTAGATATGCGGTCTACAAGTCCTGAAGCCTCAACGTGACATAACATGAAATGATATACATTTTTGAGTCATTTGTATTCATCATtgtatttcttttccttttatatttTGCACCGGTATACTCAAGATATGTGCTATGGACATGATATATCATATATTGGCCACACTGCTTGTACTGCTccatattttacaataaatggaaataaatgaaatgttttctttcaagTGTAACTTAATGAGAACACATGTGTACTGACAATATCTGTGGCAAAGAGAGTTATGCATAAATGTGGTGTCTTTGGCAAGAAGATGACTATTTCCCTGAAGATAATTACTCAAAGCAATGTCTTTTGAGGTTTTAGAGGAATGAGGAATGTCTGTTTTCTTGCTCTTTGCTTATTCATTCATCACCTTTCCATACTTGcgtatacatacacatacagacacactctTACAGAGCCCAGGGTGTGGAGTGCAGGGCCGCCCAGGGGCAACAGGTGATAAATTACAGAGCTCTTCCACTCTGCTACTATCTCTCCCAGTTCCTCCCTGCCTTTGTTCTGCTTTGGCAGATCCCCTCATCCTCCCCAGTCTTGTTAAAAGCTCTTTTCACTAAGATTAAAGTCAGAAGGAAACACGAGGCTCAGCGTCGTGTGGGGGCACGGATGTTTTCCTAAGGTGGGCTGCAAGAAAGGATGACCTCAAAGGTGTGCGGCaggcagaaagaaaagagggagctAACTGCTTCCGTTAGTTACTCTGCTTACCTTTGTGGTTGTCTCACTGCTCATTGTTACTCCTCTCTTTCTTGTCCTCTTGCCGTTGCAGGTGTCATCATTAGTACAGATATTTGTTCGGGcttgtgtgtgggttttttggggggattttgACCTTGGACTATTGTGTCTCTAACAGCCAGTTCAGACTAAAAGCAAAGAGACCTGTTGGACTCATGCATACTTCCAGAGAATCATGTCAGGAATTAACTACATgtgaagagaagaggaaatcAGACCCTTTTAATGTCCAATGTTGACAGTTTCAAACCAAGATCAAAAGAAATTCTCTTCCTGATGATCATGTAGGGGAAGCCCCACATGAATCTAGCGACATTCACAGTGTTTATGACAAACAATGAGTCATTTTCCAG is from Scomber scombrus chromosome 5, fScoSco1.1, whole genome shotgun sequence and encodes:
- the rab4b gene encoding ras-related protein Rab-4B, whose product is MSETYDFLFKFLVIGSAGTGKSCLLHQFIENKFKQDSNHTIGVEFGSRVVNVGGKTVKLQIWDTAGQERFRSVTRSYYRGAAGALLVYDITSRETYNALTNWLTDARTLASPNIVIILCGNKKDLDADREVTFLEASRFAQENELMFLETSALTGENVEEGFLKCARIILNKIDSGELDPERMGSGIQYGDASLRQLRQPRGNTTQNKQQCNC